The Panthera leo isolate Ple1 chromosome D4, P.leo_Ple1_pat1.1, whole genome shotgun sequence nucleotide sequence cagcccctcccctgctcatgctctgtgtctctctgtctctcaataatcaataaatgtaaaaaaagaaaagttctggtAATGAATACCCTtaccttttgtttatctgggagtgtcttaatttctccttcattcaaGAAAAGGTAGTTTTGCCAGATACAGAATTATCGGTTGACAGTTTTTTCTTCTAGCATTTTAAATATGCCATACTACTACTTTCTGacctgtatgtttttttttttttaaggtgtgaaTCTTAATTGAAGATGTCTTTCATGTGATGAGGCATTTCCTTCTTACTGCGTTCAGCTCCCTTGTCTTTGACTTTCTACTTACTATTTAACTTACAATGTGTCTAATGTGGATCTCTTTCGTTTTATCCtgcttggagtttgttgagcttcctGGATGTATAGGTTTCTCTTTTATccagtttgggaagttttctaCCAGTATTTCTTTTAATACCTTTTCTACTCTTTGAGACTCCCATGGTGTGCATTTGGTACATTTAATGATGTCCCACAGTTACCTCACACagtgttcatttctcttcatttttctcaccACTCCTCTGACTCAATAATTGCAATTGCCTTGTCTTTGagtttggtgacttttttttcttctgcctattTTAAATCTGCCATTGAACTCCTCTTGCGGACTTTTTTTACTTCAACTTGTATTGGTTTCCTGTGTCTTtcaaacaaaacaccacagactaggtggcttaaataacaggatttttttttttttttcttacaattctagaggctagaagAGCAAGATCATGGTGTCTGTAGATTTGGTTTATCCTGAGGCCTTTCTCctcagcttgcagatggccaccttttcactgtgtcttcacattgtgTACCCCCTAGATGCTGCTGTGTGtccaaatttaatttcttacaaGAATActagtcagattggattagggcccaccctagtAACTCTATTTTAATGACCTCTTTAAAGGTCTCATATACAAATACTGTCACATTCTAGGGTTTTGAGGGGCGGTTAGGGCTTCAGCTATTCTtctcagctccagaatttctgtttggttcctttttataatttctatctctttactgACATTATTCTCCcgatttcctttagtttttgtccaTAGCGGggtttttcgtgtgtgtgtgcgtgcacgcgtgtgttTTAAGCAATTTGAGCATATGTAAGATAATTGATTTACTTTAGTATGACTAGTAATTCCAATGTCGAGAATCCCCCAAGTATAGTTtctaatattcttttccttgtgaATGCATCTCTTTATACTTTGTAATTTTTGGTTGAGAACTAGAACATTTCAAGTATTCAAATATGGTAACTCTTGAAATTAGATCCTTCCCATCCTATGGGatttcttttgttacttgttGAGGGCTGCAGTTGTCGGTTTGCATGACAGTTTTTCCAAGCTATTTTTGCCAAGTCTGTATCCCTTGTTGCATGTGGTCActgaagtttctgttgttttatctGTGTGGTCAGCCTGTGACCTGACAGACTTCCTTAAATACTTTGACCCAGgctcgggggtgggagggaggggagcatgtTTGTCTTTTGAAATCttatgatcaaaaaaaaaaaaaaaaaaaacaattatgctCAGTGCTGCTGGGGAAGCCACTGCTGCCTGAGAGGGCCAGAACAAAGCTGCATGGATCCACCATACTGGCCAGAATGTAAATGCCCCAGTTTTTGGAGGACATATTCCTTGTTGTCCTCCTTGCCATGAGCCAGCCACTCTAGGATTGGgtcgggggtggggagtgggggttaTAGCTGGTTTGTGCGGGCAGCACTGCTAGTGAGGTTCAGCAGCCTCTCTCTTCAGCAAGCATTGCCTTGGTTGCTACAAGTGTCTGATCAGATTCCAGAGTTCTCAAATAGTTGATTCTGATCCTTCAGCAGCTTACTGGTTGTTTTGATGGTGGGACTGATCCCGAGAGCTTCCTACTCCACCATTTTCTCTGTTATCacttatgacatttatttttatagagttgtttttaaaagtgttgTTCTCAGTCATTTAACATTCCACAACGTTATTTGAAATCTTGATGAGAAGATTAATATTCAATAATAGTGTTGGAAAATAGACTAGACATTTTGGAGGGAAAAGGGCTGGATTCCAACCTTACTCCTTATGCCAAAACAAACTCTTTgtgtattaaacatttaaaagctttaaaaaaaaaaaaaaaatgctaccagggaggggcacctggccgggtagctcagtcaagtgtccaattcttgattttggttcgggtcatgatctcatattttgtgagtcaagccccgcatcaggcctgcttgggattctctgtctctctccttctctctgtctgcccctcccctgctcttgctccctcaaaataaattaattacttaaaaaaaaaagtggtaccggggaaaaaaactaaatctttttatttatttaaaataatcttggaGTTGGGGATGCCTTTCTATGTCTAACACAAAACCCTAGAGCCATAAAAGCAAAGACTgggtaatttatataaatttcaaagttaatttcttacatttataaaaaactaaaaatcagtaaGATGAATTGCCCAATTTATTTGAACAAAGACTATAACTGATAACTTATAGGAAAAACACATGACCAGTAAACATGAATAAAGAATATCGTTCTCattcataattaaataaatgttgatcTAAATAATAATGAATCATGGATTATTTGCTTAGGAGGCTtgcaaactttctttttcttgtttgataACGTCCAGAATTGTTAAGGGTGTGGAGTGTTATTTACTGTTGATAGGAGTGTGACTTGGTGCAACCTTTCTGGAAAGTAGCTTTGTAACACACATCAAAATGTCAAATGCACAgtcctttgacccagcaattccgctGACAGAATTTACCCTATAGATGTTTCCAAAGACACGCCAAGATAGTTATGCACAGTATAGTTACATTGTGTATTTATCATAGCATTCCTCATAATTTCAAAAGCCTAGACAATTGAAATTCTATAAGAGAGCTGCTTAAATTATGGTAAGTCCATATAACAGGAACTATATAGTCATTAAACAGCATTGAGTTCTTTTTGTGCTaatgagaaagtgagagagagagagcacaagctccAGATGGCAGAGAGAcgaggacagaggatcctaagcaggctctgcactgacagcgagctggatgtagggctcaaactcatgaaccgcaagatcatgacctgagccaaagtcggacactcaactgactgagccacccaggtgcccctatttttgttttaaattactatGAAATGTTTTAAGAGGTATAAACCATAAATTAATACTTATTTCTAAAAACACCATCTTACCTCTTAAAATTATTATGGACTTATCTGGTATTTTGTTATCTTCCTAGAAGAGGGAGAATGATGTTATAGGAAAAATAGGATAGGCTTTGAAGTGATGAAGACCTAGAATCACAGCCCAATCTCATAAAAATtagctctggggtgcctgggtggctcagtcggttaagcgtcagacttcggctcaggtcatgcatgatctcacggtccatgagtttgagccccgcgtccagctctgtgctgacagctcagagcctggagcctgcttcagattctgtgtctcccgctctctgaccttcccctgttcatgctctgtctctctctgtctcaaaaataaataaacattaataaaaattagctCTTATTTTAACCTTGGTAAAGTTACTTGAACCTGAGTTACTTGAACCTGAGTTACTGAACCTGAGAATATTGATCTCTATATTTGCAGTCATtataaagtggaaaaaaggagTACAGTCCCTGCTACACAGTACCGACTCAAGAAACattagtttcttttcttggtctttctccctatctctcaaaGATGACTTTCAATCTttgggtttttggggttttttaaatgttttttatttatttttgagagaagacaagtgggggaggggcaaagagaggggggcagaggatctgaagcatggtctgtgctgacagcagtgagcccaatgtggggcttgaactcacgaactgtgagatcatgaccttagtcgaagtcggacgcccatccgactgagccacccagtgcccctgggttttggttttggtttggttttaatcTCATACTTAGAAAACCTGGCATTTAGCAATGTTTGGATATAGTTTTAGAGCCGGATGATGGATAGTGCCAATAAATCTCTTGGGTTTactggtttattttaatttactgtgGAATTATGGGGCATGAGTAGGTGTCTGACAGAGTTTATCTTGTGGATTGCTGCTGTTAGCTTCTCTAATGCTTGACTACCCCactaaatatatttacagtaaCAACACAGGCAATCCTTTATTCTTTGTTATAACTTTATCTTCGGATTGAGGTCATTCAGTAACGGGGACAATATTTAGTATGCTCTTTGGTCTGTAAACAATTTGGAAACCATCAGATAGAAGGAATACCTTGCCTTACTTACCGCTTCATTCTGCTTCACGTCAGAATCTCCTAAAAGGGCTAAAATTCTGCTGGCAACTAAAGAAAGTCACATTGTTTGGGACTTCAGTGAGTTTGCACCTGTGGTGCTGAAGGACCAAAGGCAAGATTGTTCTGACCACTTCAGCTCCCTTTCCCCTCACTCCTGCACTGGATTTTAGGCTAATGGTCTCCTTTCAGTTCCTTGCACTGGCTGAGTTCATTCTAGTCTCAGAAACTTTACATAAGTCTTTCCTTCTTCCAACAATTCCATCCTCACTTCCTCACCCCACCTTGGCAAATGTGGATTAAATCGGAGGTCTCTTAAAAATTCTACTGCTTGCACAGGCATCATGTTTGTCTTGACTAGAAATATgtactttgttttattcaggAGATTTGTACAGCTTACAAAGCACATCTCTGAATTCTATTCTCATTCATAGACataggcaaaatcaagagttaataCCAGGAAGAGTAGCGGGTCGTTCCTGGCACCCCCGCACCTGCAGGCTTTGCTCTGGGGGATGAATGCTCCACCCACTAATGCCCACAAGCAAGGGGACTCTATGGAACTGTGGAACTTGTCTTAGTTTTCTTAGTGATCAATAAGCGTCTCTTTGGGCTGGAATTAGCACtcgtttttctttctcttgtagcACTGAACAAGATTTGTGATGAAATGGAGCCTGGAACAAACTCTTTTCGAGTAGAATTTCCTGATTTTTCCAGCACCATTCTGCAGAAACTGAACCAGCAGCGCCAGCAAGGACAATTATGTGATGTCTCCATTGTTGTCCAAGGCCACATTTTCCGGGCACACAAAGCTGTTCTTGCTGCCAGTTCACCCTACTTCTGTGACCAGGTACTCCTGAAAAATAGCAGGAGGATTGTTTTACCTGATGTGATGAACCCAAGAGTGTTTGAGAACATTCTCCTATCTAGTTATACGGGACGTCTAGTCATGCCTGCTCCAGAAATTGTTAGTTACTTAACAGCAGCAAGCTTCCTCCAGATGTGGCATGTGGTAGACAAATGCACTGAGGTTTTAGAGGGAAACCCTACGGTTCTTTGTCAGAAGCTAAACCATGGCAGTGACCACCAGTCTCCTAGCAGCAGTAATTATAATGGCCTGGTCGAGAGCTTTGAGCTGGGCTCTGGGGGCCACGCTGATTTCCCCAAAGCCCAAGAACTGAGGGACGGAGAGAATGAAGAGGAGAGCACCAAAGACGAGCTGTCATCTCAACTCACTGAGCACGAATACCTTCCCAGCAACTCGTCCACAGAGCATGACCGGCTGAGCACGGAAATGGCGAGCCAGGacggggaggagggggccagCGACAGCGCCGAGTTCCACTACACCCGGCCCATGTACAGCAAGCCCAGCATAATGGCGCACAAGCGCTGGATCCACGTGAAGCCCGAGCGCTTTGACCAGGCATGTGAGGGCATGGATGTGCACGCGCCCTACGATGAGCACCAGGTCACTGAGTCTGTCAACACCATGCAGACGGAGCACTCGGTCCAGCCTTCGGGAGTGGAGGAAGACTTTCACATCGGGGAGAAAAAAGTAGAAGCGGAGTTTGACGAACAGGCCGATGAAAGCAATTATGATGAGCAGGTGGATTTCTACGGCTCTTCCATGGAAGAGTTTTCTGGAGAGAGGTCAGACGGTAATCTCATCGGGCACAGACAGGAGGCTGCCCTGGCATCGGGCTACAGTGAGAATATTGAAATGGTAACAGGGATTAAAGAAGAAGCTTCCCATTTAGGATTCTCAGCCACCGACAAGCTGTATCCTTGTCAGTGTGGGAAGAGTTTCACTCACAAGAGTCAGAGAGATCGACACATGAGCATGCACCTCGGTCTTCGGCCTTATGGCTGTGGTGTCTGTGgtaagaaattcaaaatgaagcATCATCTCGTGGGGCACATGAAAATTCATACGGGCATAAAGCCCTATGAGTGTAATATCTGCGCAAAGAGATTTATGTGGAGGGACAGTTTCCACAGGCATGTGACTTCTTGTACCAAGTCCTACGAAGCTGCAAAGGCTGAGCAGAATACGACTGAGGCTAACTAAAAATAGGATCTGGCCCTTGAGTGgcaggcacaaaaataaactatggtaaTTATGCAAATCTGGGCACAGATGATGCGTGCTGCTTGCTATTATgagagaagcttaaaaaaaaatgggagatatTTCTGCAAGACCAGCTCTAAGTAGgccaatttaaaaatctaattcctcaaatttgtatgttCCTGTCCAGGCCTGGAGTGGGTAATGGGGATAAGTTAACCCACTTCCCAGCTGGCAAGGTAAATCTTCAGGCCCGTTGTGATTGAGGCAGGTGGACTTGGTGATACAGACATCTGCACTTGGAACTGGACTCCAGCCCACCAGTTCTGTTTCAGGTGGCAGCACATTTTGATCGCTCGTTACAAGGTCACGTTGGCATTTTACTTAGCTCTCACTATAGATACTTAGGTAATGTGGGTTTGTTTTAGTAGCTGCTTCACTGAATGAAAGGCTACTTCTGTAAAAGCTAACAGACAATGTGATTCCTAGGATGCGAAATTGATTAACAGAGCTCTCTTGTCTGGTTTTATTCTTTCTAGAGggtattttaatgaaaaactatGGAGACGCTAAAAGGGTGACATTCTAAGTAGGAAACAAATAACTTATGGTACAAGCTTCAGTTTCTGTAAGACGCCACTGTCACGATGTGTTTCAGACTCTTGATAAGGCaaaaaagttttgtattttagtACTAACATTTAGTTTGGACAATTGTATCTAATTGTAATTCTCTAGGGTGCCAGAGATAGGTATTTCTAATTGGTTTGCTGTCCCAAATCCTGTGTAATTATAGCATCCACACAGTGGGATCTGCTCTGTGGCTAGTAGGCGTCTAGCCTGCTTTGACCCTGACCATGGTACCATACTGGCTGCTCCAGCCATTTCTCTCTTAGGTTATGATGCTTCCTGAAGAGTTCAGTCCATGACCACAgttggtgggagggagccaagagTCACTGCTGAGAGTTACCTGTGAGCGTAGGGAGTTTATGGAGTGCTCCAGTGAAACTCCCCAACTGTCAGCGAGAGTTGCTGAGTATCAGAATGTTGAGTGGCAGGAAAAACAACTGCCCAAGAAAAGAGGAGTCTTGAAGATACACTGGTAGGGGAGGTAGTCCCAGAGGGGTACATAGAGCTAATGCTGCCAGTTCTTTAGGAGTGCTGGAGTGTGttttaaaagggggaaagagggagtcCTAATTTTAGAAAGTAGTCTACAGATTCATGCTCCCGGATTCTAGATAAAGCTGCATAAATTTCCAAGTCCACACAGCTGTATGTACCAAAAGACATCGAGAAAAGCAGCTATTCTTGAGACCTTTTCTGCAGCTCAGTCAGATGTTTTAGGTTAAAAAGGAAGCATATATTCAGGATGCTTTTAAGCTGTGTAATATACCTGAAGTTCTCACCAGGGTAGGACAGGGTGCTACTATTATGTCAACTTTTCCATAAATTACTGGTCTTTTACTTCCAAGtggaaactttttttcccttaaaataaaaaataacttttcctgGATTTGAggtgaaattttttttcagaagtttgGCTTTGCTCTAATGCGATAGAGATTGCTGGCAATGGCCTCTGGTCCTTAAGCTCCAACCACGAAGGAAGGCATTTACTTGTTGAACAGTAtgtggaaaggggaaagaaagtacTTATTTACCAGTCAATTCTTGTAATCAACATTACAAAACAGGGATCTATTCATTAACACTGTATCATTCTCGATATATAAAAAGCACTttgtatttaaaactttattataaatatatatatatattgatttttttaatctagaaactAGATATTACCTCTTGGTTGTTTGCCACATTAATATTCTCTTGGTGTTGAAGCTTCACCGGTTAACAGTCCTTTCTCTGCATACATGACAGATGTGTATAGAGGAGACTGTACAATCAAAGTtcaatttttccttctcattttttcatGTTAGAAGCCAATGGATTTTAGGTATGATCCTGGCCATTGTGTGTGAGgagaaattgttttattattcctACTAATTTCAGTACTAAGGCATTGAAGCCGTTTAGTTCTGCCAAAAGCCCATCACCCTCTCCCATGGTATTAGCCAATCATTTTCTGCCTGTTTGGAAGGTTTGATGTGCTGTTTCCCATTAAAGATTGTATTCAAATGAGCATTGGGACGTTTTGGGAGAAGAGTCTGAGAGATAGAATAAAAACGTTCTAGAAAAGTCATGGTTCTTCAGTTATGCTGAAATTAGCACGGCACCTTTGTTATGAGTAATGATGAAGAATTCTTGTTTAGCCAGGAGTGGTGGGCAGCCCTTGGGTGGTAGTTTTGCAAGTAGTCAGTTGTGCCGGGACTTATTTAATGTGTTGTGAAGAAAGGTGTCCTTTATTGAAATCCTTATATGTACATCAACTAAGTATAGAATTTAAAGTGTAAGTTCCTCACACCTgctgttttaagttttttatggTAGTTGGGGTTTCCTTTAAAATTAGGGTTGCTAATCGGGTCAGCCAGACCCTGTGAGATGGTTGGGCATCGGAAATGCTGGCCATGTTCAGAGAGGCGGGGAAAAGAGATTGCCTTAGTTTGGATAGTGAAAgtgaatttttataaactttgCTTTTTAGGATTAGGAGATCATACTGTATTACTACCTTTTTTCTCCTGCCCACTCTGGGTTGGATAGTCTCTCTCCTTAGCCTCAGTACAGCTTTAGAAAATCTTTATCCTTCCAAATGAGTTTGGATAGTTGTGGGTAACATTTTCCAAACAGTCTTTCAGGGATCGTGTTAATGGCCTACAACCAAGGTATTTGTCCCCTACTTTGAGTCTTAACTGTGGTTCTTCTCCAGTCCCAGCGGGAAAGGGCTTCAAGGCACCACCAGTGGTATCTAATATTAGTATTTATACCATGCctttaattttaggtgtacacaTTACAACAATCCACTTGGTAAAGTAGGGATCACCGTCTAAGGAAGGACTGTGGTAGCCTTCCCTCAAGTGTTGAGGGTTACCCCCAGGCGCTCCTGGGCCCCGGCCTGTTGATTCTCATTTCTAGATCTCACCTTCCTCTAATCCCTTCTTTATGCCACTGCTTTCAAAGAGTCTGCCCAAAAGGGTCTTCTCCATTCTCATGGTCATCTGCTGAACGAAACTGACCCTATGTTGACTTCTAGCTGTTTAGGAAAGCTGCTTGGTCTCAGTGGCCCCTTCCTGCAGAGGCACGCACATCCCCAAGCTGCTGGGGAAGTGATGTGGGGGGCAGAGCAAAAGCAGCCCAGTCGTGTTTGCCCTGGAGCGgggcgggtgggtggggggggggaggattggCCACAGCCCTCTGGGTGGGTGGAGAGGACTCCGCCACACCAAATCCAGGGGTCTGTGTTTGTAAAGGTCTCTGATAATTTAGGAATGCTGGAAAACAAGCAACATACttacccccttccccagccccgaTCTGTGCCACACTAATTTTGTGATTTAATTGCTTTCATGGGTGACTAACTTTGTTCAGTAAAACCagggtttgtttgggttttttctttgcTACTTACATATTTAAAGGTacatgtttcttgtttcttatttcaAATCTCTACTGATAGTGCCCAATGGGAAGATGCTGGAACACATTTTGcaaatgtgacattttttttttgtttgtttgtttttgttttagtgttgCTTGAAGCCTGTGTCATAATGTCAGTTGCtgctgccttctttccttttatgaGGTTCCCAAtgtttcttccagaaaattactttatttatgCAAGTCAGGTGACTCTTAGACCACAAAACCATTTGATGATAAACAGATTATCATTAGGTGCATATCTTATTgatattttgtgaaatgttaTGCCTGTGTTGCAAAAGTTGAATAGTTTTGTCTTTATATATTGCTGTCTTCAGTGTACAGCATGGTTTTACTTAATTGAATgttattgtttaatattttcttcttatagaaGAGACCATGCCCTTTTGTATGAcatgttttaataaatgttatccGTCAACTttgtaaaagttttgtttttcactctGGTTATATGACCACATGTCTTTGTTTTCATCCTGGCTTTTGCCACCTGagaataaaagttattttgtggCCTTTTGATAAGTAAATGCCAAATGCACAATCTGATCAAATGGGTAGTGAGTGAGCATTTGCTGTGCCAGGCATTTATGATGCTGATCTCAtcttaaccaccccccccccccccagctctgtcAGGAATTTAGATGTGCTAGATATTCTGTTGGCTTCTCCAGATCCCCTCCCTACTGTGTGCCTTGCTCTGGAGGCTGGCCTCTGCAGACCCGTCCTGTCTTCTGGTCAGGGTACGCCAGGGCTACTCTGGGAGGAGGCTGGCGGATCAGAGAGAAAAGTCTGGGAATTCCCTCCCCTGGCTCCTTCCTGCCAGGTGTGGGTTGACAGTGGCTGGGCTCCTCTGCCTAGGGCCGTAGCTCCAGTCTAGCAGCTTCAGGGTTTGGTAACCACATCCTCTCCTTGTCCCTTGCAAGCCGAGGACTGGTCCTGACTCCCTGTTTTGCCAGCCCTCGGGAGCTTCGCTGTCCTCATACGAGTCCCTTAACCTGCCCACGCCCTTTGTAAATAGTCCCCTTATGAAACTCAGGCACCCCAGCCGAGTGTGCCCGCTGTTTCACACCAGGCCTCTGGCTGTTGCCTTAGACACACTCATTTCACTGTGAGCCTGTTGTGATTGAGAGAAGGTAGATTTGTTACCAAACGTGGAACAGTGACTGCAGAGGGGAGCTCGGATTCAAATGGAGGACTTCACGGCTGCAACACTCGGAGATGCTTCTTTCCGCTGCTCTGAGATGTCCCCATGCTCTGCAGTTGGGTCTCTCCCTCACCTCGCCGGGCCTTTCCCCCCTCATCCCCCCTCCCTAAGAAAAGCCTCAAGAAACAGCAACAGTGCTCTTTAAAAGTGCTGCAGGCACCGAGGGCCCCACGTATTTCCTAACAACAGCTCATTACCAGAGACACTGCTTGTTTTAGACCAAACTTAACCGTCTTCCCACACAAACCTTCTGTTACCACTGTTTGTtgtgagggattttttttcccctccccattgCTGATTTTAAAGCCAACTACAGATTGCCTCAGCTAGCTTAGCCATTCTCTGTGTGGGAAGAAGTCCAGAAGAACCATCGCTAGCCCTTTTTGAGGTGGGCCCGGTCGGTCCGTGCTGACCGAGGGCAAACGGTCGGGCCCCGGGGCCTGGTGACCCCTCTGACCCCCGCAGGCCGGCCCACCTGGGAAGCAGGCTTCCCCACACCAGCTGCCACAGGGGCGGAGAGGCCTCTGGGCTGTGAAGATGAGAAGCACCGCGCGCCTTGTcgggagaaaggaaaagatgggaTGTGGCTCGTTTGTATTTGGGAacagaaggggggtggggtgtgagggTGTAACCCAGATGGAGCATGTCACACCTGTGCGGTTTATTTAGATTTCCTCACAGCCAATTCAGAGACTGCTTCCCACCAGACCACCGGCGCACTCCTGGAGACGGTCTCCATGCCCAGGCATCTCGGAGGGTACGCCGCTCTAGAACTTGCCCGCAGTCAGTGGACCAGCCAGCAGGTCGGCCGCAGGAAATGAGGTAAGCGCGAGCCTGACGTAGCAGTCATCTATGACTTGGCGAATGATTTTAGACATGTCCTCGGTGCAGAAAGTGAAAGATGGGAGCCCTGTGCCCTTCCAACTCTGTCTTGTGTTCATAAGAAAACTCGGTCCGTGTTCTGTTTAGAGTTCAGTGAAGGAAGATGGGCGCAgacggcattttttttttccccc carries:
- the ZBTB43 gene encoding zinc finger and BTB domain-containing protein 43, coding for MEPGTNSFRVEFPDFSSTILQKLNQQRQQGQLCDVSIVVQGHIFRAHKAVLAASSPYFCDQVLLKNSRRIVLPDVMNPRVFENILLSSYTGRLVMPAPEIVSYLTAASFLQMWHVVDKCTEVLEGNPTVLCQKLNHGSDHQSPSSSNYNGLVESFELGSGGHADFPKAQELRDGENEEESTKDELSSQLTEHEYLPSNSSTEHDRLSTEMASQDGEEGASDSAEFHYTRPMYSKPSIMAHKRWIHVKPERFDQACEGMDVHAPYDEHQVTESVNTMQTEHSVQPSGVEEDFHIGEKKVEAEFDEQADESNYDEQVDFYGSSMEEFSGERSDGNLIGHRQEAALASGYSENIEMVTGIKEEASHLGFSATDKLYPCQCGKSFTHKSQRDRHMSMHLGLRPYGCGVCGKKFKMKHHLVGHMKIHTGIKPYECNICAKRFMWRDSFHRHVTSCTKSYEAAKAEQNTTEAN